One Microplitis demolitor isolate Queensland-Clemson2020A chromosome 2, iyMicDemo2.1a, whole genome shotgun sequence DNA segment encodes these proteins:
- the LOC103572121 gene encoding ADP-ribosylation factor-related protein 1, protein MYTLLNGLYKYLVQKDEYFILILGLDNAGKTTYLEAAKTKFTKNYKGMNPNKITTTVGLNIGKIDIDGVRLNFWDLGGQEELQSLWDKYYAESHAVIYIVDSSDRERIPDSKETFDRVISSEHLTGVPLLVLANKQDILDSMGTCEVKPIFNKNAHLIGRRDCMVMPVSALKGDGVDEGIHWLVDCVKRNSDVRPPRNQDDNDLS, encoded by the exons atgtatacattattaaatggtttatataaatatcttgTACAAAAAGACgaatattttatactaatttTGGGACTGGACAATGCTGGGAAAACT actTACTTGGAGGCggcaaaaacaaaatttacgaaaaattacAAGGGAATGAATCCgaataaaataacaacaacTGTGGGACTTAATATTGGCAAGATAGATATAGATGGAGTGAGACTCAATTTTTGGGACCTTGGTGGACAGGAAGAGTTGCAATCATTGTGggataaa tattatgCAGAATCACATGCAGTTATTTATATAGTAGACTCTTCAGATAGGGAACGAATCCCAGATTCCAAAGAAacttttg atcgTGTGATATCTTCAGAGCATTTAACAGGAGTACCGCTTCTAGTATTAGCAAACAAACAAGACATTCTTGATTCAATGGGAACATGTGAAGTAAaaccaatttttaataaaaatgctCATTTAATCGGCCGGAGAGATTGTATGGTGATGCCAGTGTCTGCTTTAAAAGG agATGGAGTAGACGAAGGAATTCACTGGCTCGTCGACTGCGTAAAAAGAAACAGCGATGTGCGTCCCCCTCGTAATCAGGACGACAACGACTTATCTTAA